ACTCCAAATGCGCCAAGGAGCGATGACACTGATTGACGGATCAAGCGCATTGGCGGCCAGTTCGAACCGGACCTGATCATTGCCCTTGCCAGTCGCACCATGGGCAATGGCATCGGCCCCAACGTCCTGAGCAATGCTGATGAGATGTTTGGCGATCAAAGGTCGGGCAATCGAACTGCCCAGAAGATACTGGCCTTCATAGAGCGCATTGGCGCGCATCATCGGGAAGACGAAATCGCGAACGAATTCTTCTCGAAGATCATCAATGCGAATATCCTCAATGCCCAGCCTTTGCGCATTCTGACGCGCCGGTTCAAGCTCTTCGCCCTGCCCAAGATCAGCGGTAAAGGTGATGATCTCGCAGCCATAGGTCTCCTGCAACCACTTCAGGACCACGGACGTATCCAGGCCGCCGGAATAAGCCAGTACCAGTTTTTTGATTTCCCTTGCCATCGTTCTAGTCTCCAGATTGATAACTGAAAGAATAGGTCAATCTCTGCGCAATGAGGTTGCGAAAAGGCTATCATAATCCCATATATTGGCATATAATTTTAATATTATACGATTGAAAGATAGAAAATGCCTTACACTTTGGACGATATAGATCGCCGCATTTTGCGGGCACTTCAAAAAAACGGACGTATTTCCAATGTCGATCTGGCCCAGCAGGTCGGGCTGTCTCCTTCTCCCTGCCTGCGGCGCGTGCGACTGCTGGAAGAGGCAGGCATTATCGACCGCTATGTTGCGGTGCTAAACCCGGCAAAGGTTGGCGCCGGGCTGACTGTGTTTGCGCGGGTGTGGTTCAAGACACAGGACGCGCAGCTCACCCTGCAATTTGCCGAGGCGATCAGGAAATTTCCGGAAGTTATCGAATGCTATCTGACGACAGGCGAATGCGACGCCATTCTGCGCATCGCCACCGCCGATCTACACAGCTATTGGCGCTTCCAGGCCGACCACCTCACCCGAATACCAAGCGTCCTCAGCGTGAAAACGGACGTGCCAATGGAAACACTGAAGCAGAGCTACGAATTGCCATTGGGATGAGAATAGTCGAACGCATGGCGAATGATCGCGGCTGGTTTATTGAAGCCGCTCCAATTCACAAACACCCATAATCCCATACGTTACATGTAACGAAAGGAGCCCCCATTGCCGACACCCGTCAATCACCGTGTACAAAAACGGCGCGATGCCTTGCGTGCTGCGGGATTGCGACCTGTGCAAATCTGGGTGCCGGATACGCGTCGGCCTGGTTTTATCGAGGAATGCCATCGTCAATCCATGGCGGTTGCGGCTGCCGATGGGACTGATGGTGATGTTCTGGCTTTCATGGATGATGCTCTGATCGATCTCAATAACGAGTATCCCGAGTGAAGCGGGGCGATCTTGTAAAAGTCGCCGTGCCCGGCGACTTTGGTAAGCCGCGCCCTGCCCTCATCATTCAATCAGATTTTTTCTCTGAAACCGGCACCGCAACCGTGTTGCTGATCTCCTCTACCCTTGTCGATGCGCCGCTGCTGCGGGTGATGGTGCAACCGTCGCCTGCCAATGGCTTGAAAAAACCATCACAGATCATGGTGGACAAAGCGATGTCGATCAGGCGAGAGCGGCTTGGCCCCGCCTTCGGTCGGTTGGATGATGACGCCATGCTGTCCGTGACCCGTTCGCTGGTGGTGTTTTTCGGCTTTGGCTGAACCGCCCACCCCCTTGACCCTCACCCCGCTTGAACCTCACCCCGCCCTCGGCAACCGCACCACCACCTTCAATCCGCCCTCCGCAGCACTCCCCAGCGTGACCTTGCCGCCTGCGCCCTCCACCACTTCGCGGACGATGGCAAGGCCGAGGCCGCTGCCTTCGGGTTGGGTGCCGATGATGCGGTAGAAGCGTTCGAAGACCTGTTCGTGTTCTGCGGGGGCGATGCCGGGGCCGCTGTCTTCGACGGTGAGTTGCACGGTGTCAGCAAGCGTCTCCACTGTCACCGTCACAACGCCGGGGGACGGCGTGTAGCGAAGAGCATTATCGACCAGGTTGACGACCATTTCGCGCAGCATGGTGGCGTCGCCGGTGACGGGGGCCGCCCCTTCCGCCTCCAGGCCGAGATCGATGCCGCGCCGCAATGCGTCTTCCGCCTGGGCTTCCAGCACTTGTCTAGCGATGTCGGCCATATCGACGCGGTCAGCGCGGGGCGCGCGGCTGCCAGGTTCGGCGCGGGTCAGGGTCAGCAACTGTTCGGCCAGCCGGGTGACTTGCCGTGTGCTGCGGATCAGCGCGTGCAGTGCTTCTTCACGCCGGGCCGGATCGGTTTCGCGGGCGGCAAAGCTGGCCTGCGTCGAAATCAACGTCAGCGGCGTGCGCAATTGATGGGCGGCATTGGCAACGAAGCGTTTTTGCGCCGCCATCTGGCGCTGCACGCGGTTCATATAATCATTCAGCGCCCGCACCAGCGGACGAAGCTCGGTATGGACGATTGTCTCATCAAAAGGTTCCAACTGGTCACGACGGCGGGCGCGCACCGCATCGCGCAGCCGTAAGACGGGGCCAAGCCCACGCTGGAGCCCCAGCACCGTCACCAACCCGGCGACCAAAACCAGCAGAACCTGCCCGTTAAAATTCGAAAACCACAGATGGGTGCGCATCGCCTGCTGGCTATAACGCGTCACCGCCACCGTCACCGTAACGCCAGCGCCCTCCGTGCCTACACTGGAATCAACCCCAACCACAGGATGGTTCAGCATCAAGGCGCGGACATTGAGATTGCGAAACACCATGTCCTCGCCCTGGCGCTCATGGGCCGGTGTTTGCAGGTCGGCATAGCCGGACACCAGATTGCCCCAGGCGGTCGTGACCCGGTAATAGACCCGGTCGCCAAAGCCGGTATCGAAGATTTCCAGCGCTGCGGGTGGAATATCCACCTCGACATTGCCGCCCTGATCGACCCGCACCGCCTCGGCAATCATTCGTGCTGAGCCGAGCAGCATATTATCCGTCACCAGATTGGCAGTGCTGCGGGCCATGACCAGCCCAAAATACAGATTGAAGCCGATCACGCCGACCAGCGTCACCATCACCCAGGCCAGAAGCTGGGCCCTCAGGCTGTGGCGCAGCCGCAGCAAGGGCCGGACACGACCAAAATTCATGCCGCGCCCGCCCATATCACGCTCCCCATCTCACGCGGCCCGCAGCATATAGCCGAGGCCGCGCAGGGTGGCGATCTGCACCGCCCCGCCTTCCAGCTTCTTGCGCACCCGGTGCACGTAAATCTCAATGGCGCTCGGATCGGTCTCGGCATCAAAGCCGAACACGCTTTGCGACAGCGCCGCCTTGGTCACGGTGCTGCCCGCCTTCAGTATCAAATATTCCAGCACCGAATGTTCGCGTGGCGTCAGCGACAAGACCTCGCCCTTCAGGGAAAACTGCCGTGTCGCGCTATTGAGCACCAGATCAGCCACGGCAATTTCCGGGCTGGCCAGATCATGGCCGCGCCGGATCAGCGCCCGCAGCCGGGCTTCCAGTTCGGCCATTTCGAAGGGCTTGGCGAGATAATCGTCAGCGCCGGAATCCAGCCCCGCCACCCGTCCGTCCAGCGAGGCATTGGCGGTCAGGATAATCACCGGCACTTTGCGGCCACTGCGGCGGATGCGCTTCAGCAGGGTCATTCCATCGATCTTCGGCAGGGACAGATCGAGAATCACAGCGGCATAATCGGCGAGGTTCAAAAAATCCTCGGCCTCTTCGCCATCATGGGCGGCATCGACGGTGTAATTCGCTTGCGTCAGCGCCTTCGCCAGCCAATCGGCCAATTCATGATTGTCTTCAACGATCAGCAATCGCATGATGGTTCATTCATCCTCTTCCCGCACTTACCATACAGCGCCGCCGATCAAAAAGGTCGTGGAAAGAGTGTTGCAACTGATTAATTTTTGCACTGACCGTCAGGCGAGCCAGCCACTTTCCAGCCCACTTGCCCAATCGTCCCGGCCCCTGTCCGCCGCCATTCGCGCCATTTCGAGATGACGATAAGGCACCTGCCGGAACGTCACCGTCCAGCCTGCCTCACCCTTTTGCAGAATGGCATAGGAGGCGAGCGGCGTTCCAGCTTCCACCCGATGATAAAACGGTACGTCGTCATCATAGGCCGGGCAGCCGACGCTGCCGGGATTGACGATCAGCCGCCCATCGGTTAGCCGCACCGCACGCGGCAGATGCGAATGGGCGCAGAGAATCAGTTCCTGCCCGACGCCCTCGGCCAGTGCCTCAATCTCGGCGCGGGCTTTCAGATGCACCAGGCCTTCGGGGCTGACGCTTTCCAGCCAGTAGAGATCGTCGATTTTTGGCGTGGCGTGGCAGAGAAACACCTCCTCGCGCCAGACCGCGGTGACGGGCAGGCGTTGCAGCCATTGCAAATGCCGAGGCGAAAGCTGGTCATAGGCCTCCGCATCGGAAGAATGCATCGCGGCCCTGTCCTGCTCGATCAGGTAGCGGTCATGATTGCCCCTGACGGTGACAAGATCCAGCAACAGCAGCAGATCGCCGGTGCGGCCCGCCTCCAGCGGCCCGGAAAAACAATCGCCGAGATTGACGACATGGTCATAGCCAATGCCCTGGGCGGCAATATCGGCCAGCACCGC
The Allorhizobium ampelinum S4 genome window above contains:
- a CDS encoding Lrp/AsnC family transcriptional regulator: MPYTLDDIDRRILRALQKNGRISNVDLAQQVGLSPSPCLRRVRLLEEAGIIDRYVAVLNPAKVGAGLTVFARVWFKTQDAQLTLQFAEAIRKFPEVIECYLTTGECDAILRIATADLHSYWRFQADHLTRIPSVLSVKTDVPMETLKQSYELPLG
- a CDS encoding antitoxin MazE family protein; its protein translation is MPTPVNHRVQKRRDALRAAGLRPVQIWVPDTRRPGFIEECHRQSMAVAAADGTDGDVLAFMDDALIDLNNEYPE
- a CDS encoding type II toxin-antitoxin system PemK/MazF family toxin; this encodes MKRGDLVKVAVPGDFGKPRPALIIQSDFFSETGTATVLLISSTLVDAPLLRVMVQPSPANGLKKPSQIMVDKAMSIRRERLGPAFGRLDDDAMLSVTRSLVVFFGFG
- a CDS encoding sensor histidine kinase, producing the protein MNFGRVRPLLRLRHSLRAQLLAWVMVTLVGVIGFNLYFGLVMARSTANLVTDNMLLGSARMIAEAVRVDQGGNVEVDIPPAALEIFDTGFGDRVYYRVTTAWGNLVSGYADLQTPAHERQGEDMVFRNLNVRALMLNHPVVGVDSSVGTEGAGVTVTVAVTRYSQQAMRTHLWFSNFNGQVLLVLVAGLVTVLGLQRGLGPVLRLRDAVRARRRDQLEPFDETIVHTELRPLVRALNDYMNRVQRQMAAQKRFVANAAHQLRTPLTLISTQASFAARETDPARREEALHALIRSTRQVTRLAEQLLTLTRAEPGSRAPRADRVDMADIARQVLEAQAEDALRRGIDLGLEAEGAAPVTGDATMLREMVVNLVDNALRYTPSPGVVTVTVETLADTVQLTVEDSGPGIAPAEHEQVFERFYRIIGTQPEGSGLGLAIVREVVEGAGGKVTLGSAAEGGLKVVVRLPRAG
- a CDS encoding response regulator produces the protein MRLLIVEDNHELADWLAKALTQANYTVDAAHDGEEAEDFLNLADYAAVILDLSLPKIDGMTLLKRIRRSGRKVPVIILTANASLDGRVAGLDSGADDYLAKPFEMAELEARLRALIRRGHDLASPEIAVADLVLNSATRQFSLKGEVLSLTPREHSVLEYLILKAGSTVTKAALSQSVFGFDAETDPSAIEIYVHRVRKKLEGGAVQIATLRGLGYMLRAA
- a CDS encoding metallophosphoesterase family protein; this translates as MRFAAIADIHGNCLALEAVLADIAAQGIGYDHVVNLGDCFSGPLEAGRTGDLLLLLDLVTVRGNHDRYLIEQDRAAMHSSDAEAYDQLSPRHLQWLQRLPVTAVWREEVFLCHATPKIDDLYWLESVSPEGLVHLKARAEIEALAEGVGQELILCAHSHLPRAVRLTDGRLIVNPGSVGCPAYDDDVPFYHRVEAGTPLASYAILQKGEAGWTVTFRQVPYRHLEMARMAADRGRDDWASGLESGWLA